Proteins encoded within one genomic window of Mycolicibacterium aubagnense:
- the lat gene encoding L-lysine 6-transaminase, whose protein sequence is MTAVLTSGDGLSAGSARDVRDVLGRSILTDGLDLVLDLDRSGGSYLVDARDGSRYLDMFTFFASSALGMNHPALTEPAFRAELAQAAVNKPSNSDVYTVPMARFVQTFARVLGDPALPHLFFVDGGALAVENALKVAFDWKSRLNESRGIDPALGTRVLHLRGAFHGRSGYTMSLTNTDPGKVARFPKFDWPRIDAPVLAPGVDIVALERESLRQAQAAFEAYPHDIACFIAEPIQGEGGDRHMRPEFFAAMRDLCLEYDALLIFDEVQTGVGMTGTPWAYQQLGVVPDVVAFGKKAQVCGVMAGGRVDDIADNVFHVSSRINSTWGGNLTDMVRARRVLEVIEADGLIDNAVRMGWYLVGQLRCLASEFPSLVLEPRGRGLMCAFSMPSAAQRDELLRRLWQRRVILLASGVDSVRFRPALTVSRTEIDEAVQAVRDVLTTL, encoded by the coding sequence ATGACCGCTGTTCTGACTTCTGGCGACGGCCTTTCGGCGGGCAGTGCCCGCGACGTTCGTGACGTACTGGGGCGCAGCATCCTGACCGACGGATTGGACCTGGTTCTCGATCTCGACCGGTCCGGTGGCTCGTATCTGGTCGACGCGCGCGACGGCAGCCGGTACCTCGACATGTTCACGTTCTTCGCGTCGTCGGCGCTGGGGATGAACCACCCGGCGTTGACCGAGCCGGCATTCCGCGCCGAACTCGCGCAGGCGGCGGTGAACAAGCCGAGCAACTCCGACGTCTACACCGTGCCGATGGCGCGCTTCGTGCAGACGTTCGCGCGCGTGCTGGGAGATCCGGCGCTGCCGCACCTGTTCTTCGTCGACGGTGGCGCGCTGGCCGTGGAGAACGCGCTGAAGGTGGCATTCGACTGGAAGAGCCGGCTGAACGAGTCCCGTGGCATCGACCCGGCGCTGGGCACCCGGGTGCTGCATCTGCGCGGTGCCTTCCATGGCCGAAGCGGCTACACGATGTCGTTGACCAACACCGACCCGGGCAAGGTGGCCCGATTCCCGAAATTCGACTGGCCACGAATCGACGCTCCGGTGCTGGCCCCCGGAGTGGATATCGTTGCGCTGGAACGTGAATCGCTACGCCAAGCGCAGGCGGCCTTCGAGGCGTATCCGCACGACATCGCCTGTTTCATCGCCGAGCCGATCCAGGGTGAAGGCGGCGACCGGCACATGCGGCCCGAGTTCTTCGCCGCCATGCGGGATTTGTGTCTCGAGTACGACGCGCTCCTGATCTTCGACGAGGTGCAGACCGGCGTCGGCATGACCGGGACCCCGTGGGCCTACCAGCAATTGGGTGTCGTGCCCGACGTGGTGGCCTTCGGAAAGAAAGCCCAGGTGTGCGGCGTGATGGCGGGTGGCCGCGTCGACGACATCGCGGACAACGTCTTCCACGTCAGCTCGCGGATCAACTCCACGTGGGGCGGCAACCTCACCGACATGGTGCGGGCCCGCCGCGTCCTCGAGGTCATCGAAGCCGATGGGCTGATCGACAATGCCGTGCGGATGGGCTGGTATCTCGTGGGCCAGTTGCGTTGCCTGGCAAGCGAATTTCCGTCGCTGGTACTCGAACCGCGCGGGCGCGGTCTGATGTGTGCGTTCAGCATGCCGTCGGCGGCGCAGCGTGACGAGCTGCTCCGGCGGCTCTGGCAGCGCCGGGTCATCCTGCTGGCCAGCGGTGTGGATTCGGTGCGGTTCCGGCCGGCGCTGACGGTGTCGCGGACCGAGATCGACGAAGCCGTGCAGGCGGTGCGGGACGTGCTAACGACGCTCTAG
- the hglS gene encoding 2-oxoadipate dioxygenase/decarboxylase, with protein sequence MTVQTWELRAAFAAALSRMYGAEVPAYTTLVDVSTAVNRDRGTDGRLGSIDRVTAERHGAIRVGSPAELAEVASLFAAFGMYPVGFYDLREATSPVPVVSTAFRPIEADELDRNPFRVFTSMLATEDARFFSPDLRTRVQRFVGQRQLFDPALIAQARRIAADGCPAADADQFVRRAVAAFALSHTPIDKAWYDELGAVSAVAADIAGVGTTHINHLTPRVLDIDELYRRMTALGITMIDAIQGPPRTDGPPVLLRQTSFRALAEPRTFRNPDGGVSNGSLRVRFGEVEARGVALTPTGRERYDAAMADQQHWDRYFPATDAEMAAQGLAYYRGGDPTKPVVYEDFLPASAAGIFRSNLDRDAQPEATDDTGDYSLDWMAGVIGHHIHDPYDLYEKAAS encoded by the coding sequence GTGACGGTCCAGACGTGGGAGCTGCGCGCCGCGTTCGCCGCCGCCCTGTCCCGCATGTACGGCGCCGAAGTACCGGCCTACACCACGCTCGTGGACGTCAGCACGGCCGTGAACCGCGACCGCGGCACCGACGGCCGGCTCGGTTCGATCGACCGGGTCACCGCTGAACGGCACGGCGCCATCAGGGTCGGCAGCCCCGCCGAACTCGCCGAGGTCGCAAGCCTTTTCGCGGCCTTCGGCATGTACCCGGTCGGGTTCTATGACCTGCGCGAAGCCACGTCCCCGGTGCCCGTGGTCTCCACCGCATTCCGCCCGATCGAGGCAGACGAGCTGGACCGCAACCCGTTTCGCGTTTTCACGTCGATGCTGGCCACCGAGGACGCCCGCTTCTTCTCCCCCGACCTGCGCACCCGGGTACAACGCTTCGTCGGGCAGCGCCAACTGTTCGACCCCGCATTGATCGCCCAGGCCCGCCGCATCGCCGCCGACGGCTGCCCGGCAGCCGATGCCGACCAGTTCGTGCGGCGCGCCGTCGCGGCGTTCGCGTTGTCGCACACACCGATCGACAAGGCCTGGTACGACGAACTCGGTGCTGTCTCCGCCGTCGCCGCGGACATCGCCGGCGTCGGCACCACCCACATCAATCACCTGACCCCGCGCGTGCTCGACATCGACGAGCTGTACCGGCGGATGACAGCCCTCGGTATCACCATGATCGACGCCATCCAAGGTCCACCCCGTACCGACGGACCGCCGGTCCTGTTACGGCAGACCTCGTTCCGGGCCCTGGCCGAACCACGCACGTTCCGCAACCCGGACGGCGGCGTGTCCAACGGGAGCCTGCGGGTGCGCTTCGGCGAGGTCGAGGCGCGCGGAGTGGCGTTGACCCCGACGGGCCGGGAGCGCTACGACGCCGCGATGGCCGACCAGCAGCACTGGGATCGGTATTTCCCGGCCACCGACGCCGAGATGGCAGCCCAAGGCCTGGCCTACTACCGCGGTGGCGACCCCACGAAACCCGTTGTCTACGAGGATTTCCTACCGGCTTCCGCGGCCGGCATCTTCCGGTCGAACCTGGACCGGGATGCGCAACCAGAAGCCACCGACGACACTGGCGACTACAGCCTCGACTGGATGGCCGGTGTCATCGGCCATCACATCCATGACCCCTACGACCTCTACGAGAAAGCGGCATCATGA
- a CDS encoding Lrp/AsnC family transcriptional regulator: MAEALDDVDRILVRELIADGRATLAHLATAAGLSVSAVQSRVRRLESRGVITGYTARISPEAVGHMLSAFVAITPLDPSQPDDAPARLQHFPEIESCHSVAGDESYVLLVRVASARALEGLLQRIRTVANVRTRSTIILQTFYDDQVSLPE; this comes from the coding sequence ATGGCCGAAGCGCTTGACGACGTCGATCGAATCCTGGTGCGGGAGCTGATAGCCGACGGCCGGGCGACGCTGGCGCACCTGGCGACGGCGGCAGGGTTGTCGGTGTCGGCAGTGCAATCGCGGGTGCGCCGATTGGAATCCCGCGGCGTCATCACCGGATACACCGCGCGGATCAGCCCCGAGGCTGTCGGCCACATGCTGTCCGCGTTCGTCGCGATCACCCCGCTCGATCCTTCCCAACCTGATGATGCCCCGGCGCGGCTGCAGCACTTCCCCGAAATCGAGTCCTGCCACTCGGTGGCCGGCGACGAGAGCTACGTCCTGCTGGTGCGCGTGGCCTCGGCGCGGGCGCTGGAAGGTCTGCTGCAGCGGATCCGGACCGTTGCCAACGTACGCACGCGAAGCACCATCATCTTACAGACTTTTTACGATGATCAAGTCTCGCTACCGGAATAG
- a CDS encoding restriction endonuclease produces the protein MRGVQMKLLGAAGLLAGGAAYLHGWSWQPALAVTVSVPLFLAAVPHVVTGMRTPGRRENPVHDMSGTEFEDYVARIARSCGVPVIMTELSGDWGVDLIVGTRPNRLAIQCKRVSRPVGPGAVQEVVAGAPMQDCTHTMVVTNNDFTAAARKLAELHDCTLVSGTELTRLRGLIRQHVLERR, from the coding sequence ATGCGTGGCGTGCAGATGAAACTCTTGGGCGCGGCAGGGCTGCTCGCCGGCGGCGCCGCGTACCTGCACGGCTGGAGTTGGCAGCCGGCACTGGCCGTGACCGTCAGCGTCCCGCTGTTTCTCGCCGCCGTCCCGCACGTGGTCACCGGAATGCGTACTCCCGGCCGCCGCGAGAACCCCGTACACGACATGTCCGGCACGGAATTCGAGGACTACGTCGCCCGGATCGCCCGGTCCTGCGGCGTCCCGGTCATCATGACCGAGCTGTCCGGGGACTGGGGCGTCGACCTGATCGTCGGCACCCGGCCCAATCGCCTTGCCATTCAATGCAAAAGAGTGTCCCGGCCCGTCGGCCCGGGCGCCGTTCAGGAGGTGGTCGCCGGCGCGCCCATGCAGGACTGCACACACACCATGGTGGTTACCAACAACGACTTCACCGCGGCCGCACGGAAACTGGCCGAGCTGCACGACTGCACGCTGGTCAGCGGCACCGAGCTGACCCGACTGCGCGGGCTGATCCGGCAGCACGTACTAGAGCGTCGTTAG